One Eremothecium cymbalariae DBVPG#7215 chromosome 2, complete sequence DNA window includes the following coding sequences:
- the SPC105 gene encoding kinetochore-microtubule binding complex subunit SPC105 (similar to Ashbya gossypii AFL058C) has product MSSEKRHSLPPRSILKQKSNYDEEDRTSDTLQITSQIQFPTHGLTKEQLLGGNNTTSRINTTQLHSKLNRRVSFAPDVTLHKFDFVPELPTKIREPRRKSMLNAFESNGNENDTMEFTNPVTTAFKKATDEINKSPSYEPIFDKEVSMEITQLFTKHSAKPDVENDESSIVKQNDEQSLELTDVQTVGHPKEFNELHVINESMEMTGTLESEKDDDHAEPQMIEESMEITGQQILNEAQDSFPLQQEERNTPPIQDETINSDLMHLTDLGPALMDGEYRMKDQEESTMQMTNIFEPELNEKASYGGDTMDFTKVARPQAMGNFPSSQVVTSTQEVQRSDSNDILLKVSSSKRRKLADGSYISPKKTSEVHEELSDAERLSPIPLPAEYSPDKNVKSSSIMVLSPEKGSRDTFEESSYKEFQVLSKEEAIEPISLESFLDATGVSFLIDLQIIEKIEKIEFRYTEDITKVSTAQIYNALYLQIPILEIYSFIVKELYRRIHDSQELFHEVQEQISNNSPPLLFRSYFESSDEVKKLMNEQIVLIKSFARMEAKKVWLEWRCQHLKGIKSVLEENLSLVQTEYAGVVKHLNEINDIKDRVKTIEQTLMRELQTLKNGGPVVRHGSSIAERMKIEKLKRELSDNMVKLNGLEDLEKQRTIIRENKSKLHSQIAAVKKEIDSLKALLNRKKIHSSYDVKKLQNMFSQIQLFTGINFVKLVGSELHLSLKANKVNIGFDLLKTNNPQAVSITLNATSSFEENIFKYITKKLKQKSTNAFSLILDLQAELYLIEKLSAEFQRLQYVFPSKILTRNDHDLTIKITDFEASSNSKVIYYINVSDFISVINSPNSKKISAQAQILYGDDLTQALLEQHINARTRKLLPWFKHVQIFL; this is encoded by the coding sequence ATGAGTTCTGAAAAGAGGCATTCGTTACCTCCTAGAAGTATTTTGAAGCAAAAATCTAACTATGACGAAGAAGATCGAACCTCAGATACTCTGCAGATAACATCTCAGATTCAGTTCCCTACTCACGGGTTGACAAAAGAGCAGCTACTTGGTGGAAACAACACTACATCTAGGATTAACACCACACAACTACATTCTAAGCTGAACCGTAGGGTTTCATTTGCTCCTGATGTGACGTTACataagtttgattttgttccaGAACTTCCTACGAAGATTAGAGAACCTAGGAGGAAGAGCATGCTCAATGCCTTTGAAAGCAATGGGAATGAAAACGATACTATGGAATTTACTAATCCAGTTACTACTGCTTTCAAAAAGGCGACTGATGAAATTAATAAGTCTCCATCATATGAACCTATATTTGACAAGGAGGTTTCCATGGAAATTACTCAGTTGTTCACAAAACATAGTGCCAAGCcagatgttgaaaatgatgaatcTAGTATCGTGAAACAAAACGATGAACAATCTTTGGAATTAACTGATGTTCAGACTGTTGGACATCCCaaagaatttaatgaaCTACACGTTATTAATGAATCTATGGAAATGACAGGGACGCTGGAGTCTGAAAAAGACGACGACCATGCAGAACCACAAATGATTGAAGAATCGATGGAAATAACAGGCCAACAGATTCTGAACGAGGCACAAGATTCGTTTCCGTTACAACAGGAAGAACGAAATACTCCGCCTATTCAAGACGAAACAATTAACAGTGATCTAATGCATTTGACGGATCTGGGTCCAGCTTTGATGGATGGAGAGTACCGTATGAAAGACCAGGAGGAGTCAACGATGCAAATgacaaatatatttgaaccAGAACTGAATGAAAAAGCTTCTTATGGTGGAGATACGATGGATTTTACAAAAGTAGCAAGACCCCAAGCAATGGGGAATTTTCCCTCCTCCCAAGTTGTTACGTCGACACAGGAAGTTCAGCGGTCAGATTCCAATGACATTCTGTTAAAGGTTTCATCGTCCAAGAGAAGGAAGCTAGCTGATGGTAGCTATATATCTCCAAAGAAGACTAGTGAGGTGCATGAGGAGCTTTCAGATGCTGAGAGACTGTCACCTATTCCTCTTCCAGCGGAGTATTCACCAGATAAAAACGTGaaatcatcttcaattatGGTTCTTTCTCCTGAGAAAGGAAGCCGAGATACATTCGAGGAATCCTCATACAAAGAATTTCAAGTTCTTTCTAAGGAGGAAGCCATTGAGCCTATATCCTTAGAAAGTTTTCTTGATGCTACTGGTGTTTCATTTCTCATAGATTTGCAAATAattgaaaagattgaaaagattgaaTTTAGGTACACGGAAGATATAACAAAAGTATCCACAGCTCAAATTTATAATGCATTGTATTTGCAAATACCGATTTTGGAGATTTACTCTTTCATAGTAAAGGAGCTTTATCGTCGTATACATGATTCTCAGGAGTTGTTTCATGAGGTTCAAGAACAAATATCGAATAATTCTCCACCGCTTCTATTCAGGAGTTATTTTGAATCAAGTGATGAAGTAAAAAAGCTGATGAATGAACAAATTGTATTGATTAAATCATTTGCTAGAATGGAGGCTAAGAAGGTTTGGCTTGAGTGGAGATGCCAACACTTAAAGGGCATCAAGTCagttttggaagaaaaCTTATCATTGGTGCAGACAGAATATGCGGGCGTCGTAAAACACTTGAATGAAATAAACGATATAAAAGATCGTGTGAAGACCATCGAACAGACTTTGATGAGAGAGCTCCAGACACTGAAAAACGGTGGACCAGTTGTTAGGCATGGTTCCAGCATTGCTGAAAGAATGAAGATCGAAAAGCTAAAACGTGAGCTCTCTGATAATATGGTCAAATTGAATGGATTAGAAGATCTTGAAAAACAGAGAACAATAATTCGTGAGAATAAATCAAAACTGCACTCTCAAATCGCGGCGGTTAAAAAAGAGATTGATTCCCTGAAGGCCTTGCTTAATAGAAAAAAGATCCATTCATCATATGATGTAAAAAAACTGCAGAACATGTTCTCCCAGATTCAGCTATTTACTGGCATCAACTTTGTTAAATTGGTAGGGTCTGAGTTGCATCTTAGCCTAAAAGCCAACAAAGTAAACATCGGCTTCGACTTACTAAAGACCAATAATCCACAAGCAGTCTCAATAACTTTAAATGCGACATCATCCTTCGAGgaaaatatctttaaatACATTACAAAGAAACTAAAGCAGAAATCTACCAACGCATTCTCGTTAATTCTAGATTTACAAGCAGAATTATATCTGATAGAAAAACTGAGCGCCGAATTCCAACGACTTCAATACGTATTCCCTTCAAAAATCCTTACCCGCAACGACCATGATCTAACTATCAAGATTACTGACTTTGAAGCTTCCTCGAACTCCAAAGTAATCTATTACATTAACGTCTCAGATTTTATATCTGTCATCAACTCCCctaattcaaaaaagatcTCCGCGCAAGCTCAAATACTCTATGGCGACGACCTCACACAAGCCCTCCTCGAGCAGCACATTAATGCACGCACCAGGAAACTTTTGCCCTGGTTTAAGCACGTCCAAATCTTCCTTTAG
- the NUP145 gene encoding nucleocytoplasmic transporter NUP145 (similar to Ashbya gossypii AFL059C): protein MFGASSGGNSLFSGINTSTPTSTPTPANTVFALNQKPNGGVFGNSSSNNINNNNQNNVSTPSPSGGLFGNKLTSGTGLFNQTNPQGQQAGGLSGQGNNTSTSNPNTSTLFGSVNNATASTPSGGIFGNASSTNVPTAINPLGANGGSLFGNNTILTKNTSASPGGLFDGKTVAPSSAPNGGLFASSLATGTNCSTASSKAGVFDNKVAGGTDGNDQIFGRKPYNNLFGNASSQPQMAFGQPIAQQQNTQLHSLKSNPYGLQLTSVPVSTMPESITSSLEGKKVSEFPSAVEKKRTFSTSSAAPPPLLVSNQSTLISKLSSRLNSIKSRETTQGLFSPFRKVLNQDTVEASQRLRDLKSLGSNSTNIPQSKQFHALVKRADLSDMRKLKIDPNRSAAKKLRLLSGNSSITKVKVLGENRDDRPLTSEVFTLTKAEGHSTEDNSETRYDIEFAGKDNPNDEYWCSPSIEQLQKLPIKQLSAIPNFVIGRKRYGSISFDLDVDLTDFKDDFRGNLFGRVIAFNENKTVEVYPDDSIKPSIGQGLNVPATISLERIYPVEKRTNQPITGTSEISKVQYFVKRLKCMREMEFISYKPYGGIWTFKVKHFSIWGLINDSDVEVDEEELEAAKQEEIKQRIVAIPKRSAFAKNNDGFVPGTFDQIVRIPSDGDVDMSSSIKDDLSVNSVMFANFEENSEAMPEFLEEKPYEPSDVEEDDFEGLEVDPRLEVSSNWQKQLKLAGDSYKSVFAPPASLKKAGHVEDILFKPFKQNMEAYKYIQRKMKLSSHQNIAKFNNDSTLVVKGATNKSNWYKHRLASTLHTYKSSIDIVFKKSLKTAILESRGNNYPIIKGWSLTFTDIAKAYEKFDQEYRIWKLASVLFDTVTLEEDIEQEEVRQVLIKKQRYEMLCDWIVCEIESEIEAKLAKSRGIETIFLHLVKRDITRATNAAIASNNHHLAVLVTLLGSNDPFVRDLAKSQLAKWKEVGAKVDSNIVKIYQLLTGSPFAASTMISVSAELSWLANFGLQIFYGNIDVLSLEELVISSLKNTFVRNAPPKNDIVASILQLYCPDISPDVLIGNLKIYQKSLDVHLPWFFVQILSHYNISGELRDRITLQFVEQLKIEGMRNEALFVLCFLQDDRVAKQQVNFLISSEITFFSNAPNSELLSRLKIPENIYYQFLALYDKYNKNHLSEARNLLKAKMFSAAEKVVITNVAPRLILDGTSKNLLILHKLLQEFPSYEMDSWSKGLGIFEKYSNIVLDNNDDKELLMKLVNELPILFNEFSTYREVSVVCCAISKKVCHIFLEKYRESLEASILRDRLLALPLGQPETLYLKRSLASL, encoded by the coding sequence ATGTTTGGCGCTAGCTCAGGTGGTAACTCACTATTCAGTGGTATAAATACATCCACCCCGACGTCCACTCCGACTCCGGCAAACACTGTGTTTGCCCTTAACCAGAAACCAAATGGTGGTGTGTTTGGTAATTCTAGTAGCAACAACATTAACAACAATAACCAAAATAACGTGTCAACCCCAAGTCCATCTGGAGGTCTATTTGGCAATAAATTGACGTCTGGTACGGGGCTTTTCAATCAGACTAACCCACAAGGGCAGCAAGCAGGGGGGTTGTCTGGTCAGGGCAATAATACTAGTACCTCGAATCCCAACACAAGCACTTTATTTGGAAGTGTTAATAATGCAACTGCGAGCACACCCTCGGGGggtatttttggaaatgcAAGTTCTACTAATGTTCCCACCGCCATAAACCCCTTAGGTGCCAACGGTGGTAGTTTATTTGGCAATAACACGATACTTACTAAGAATACTTCTGCATCCCCTGGGGGGCTCTTCGACGGTAAAACGGTAGCCCCTTCCTCCGCGCCAAACGGAGGATTATTTGCGAGTTCTTTGGCAACTGGGACAAATTGCAGCACGGCATCAAGCAAAGCAGGTGTCTTCGATAATAAAGTGGCGGGAGGTACCGATGGGAATGATCAAATTTTTGGTAGAAAGCCCTATAATAATTTGTTTGGTAACGCGTCTTCCCAGCCGCAGATGGCGTTTGGTCAGCCCATCGCCCAGCAGCAGAACACACAACTGCATTCATTAAAATCTAACCCATATGGGCTGCAGTTGACTTCTGTTCCTGTGTCTACCATGCCTGAATCTATAACATCATCCTTGGAAGGTAAGAAGGTAAGCGAATTTCCGTCTGCTGTGGAGAAGAAACGGACGTTTTCAACGTCTTCTGCAGCGCCTCCGCCCCTTCTTGTGAGTAATCAATCCACGTTAATTAGCAAATTAAGCTCCAGATTGAATTCAATCAAAAGCAGAGAAACCACACAAGGACTTTTTTCCCCTTTTAGGAAGGTATTGAATCAGGATACTGTAGAAGCTTCTCAGCGATTAAGAGATCTAAAGTCTCTTGGAAGCAACTCGACGAACATTCCGCAAAGCAAACAATTTCATGCCCTGGTTAAAAGGGCAGATTTATCAGATATGCGAAAGTTGAAGATTGATCCAAATAGGAGTGCCGCTAAAAAGTTACGCTTATTAAGCGGTAACAGTTCGATAACTAAGGTAAAGGTTCTAGGGGAAAATAGAGACGACAGACCTCTCACTTCCGAGGTGTTCACGCTTACAAAAGCCGAGGGGCATTCTACCGAGGATAATTCTGAAACGCGATACGATATTGAATTTGCCGGAAAGGATAACCCAAATGATGAATACTGGTGTTCCCCGTCTATCGAACAATTACAGAAGTTACCAATTAAACAATTGTCTGCTATTCCAAATTTTGTCATTGGTCGTAAGCGGTACGGCAGCATCTCTTTCGATTTAGACGTTGATTTAACGgattttaaagatgatTTTCGAGGTAACTTGTTTGGGAGAGTTATTGCATTcaatgaaaacaaaacagTTGAAGTGTATCCTGATGATTCCATCAAGCCGTCAATCGGACAAGGCCTGAATGTTCCAGCAACAATATCCTTAGAACGTATCTACCCTGTCGAGAAGAGAACAAACCAGCCAATTACGGGAACATCTGAGATCTCAAAAGTTCAGTACTTTGTTAAAAGGTTAAAATGCATGAGGGAAATGGAGTTTATATCTTATAAGCCATATGGTGGTATTTGGACTTTTAAGGTGAAACATTTCAGTATTTGGGGGCTGATAAATGATTCAGACGTCGAAGTtgacgaagaagaattagaagCAGccaaacaagaagaaattaagCAGCGGATTGTTGCAATCCCAAAAAGGTCCGCATTTGCTAAGAATAATGACGGTTTTGTTCCCGGCACGTTTGATCAAATTGTGCGGATCCCATCtgatggtgatgttgaTATGAGTAGCTCCATAAAAGACGATCTATCCGTTAATTCCGTAATGTTTGCTAATTTTGAGGAAAATTCTGAAGCCATGCCGGAGTTTCTGGAAGAAAAACCATATGAACCATCAGATGTTGAAGAGGATGACTTTGAAGGTTTAGAAGTGGATCCAAGATTGGAAGTTTCATCTAATTGGCAAAAACAGTTAAAGTTAGCTGGTGATTCCTACAAATCTGTGTTTGCTCCCCCTGcttcattgaagaaggcCGGGCATGTGGAGGATATTCTTTTCAAGCCATTCAAACAGAATATGGAAGCctataaatatattcagAGAAAGATGAAGCTATCTTCGCATCAAAATATTGCGAAGTTCAATAATGATTCTACACTAGTTGTCAAAGGTGCAACAAATAAATCAAATTGGTATAAACATCGCCTGGCATCTACTTTGCATACCTATAAGTCATCAATAgatattgtttttaaaaaatctttgaaaacGGCTATTCTTGAGTCAAGGGGTAACAATTATCCTATTATAAAGGGATGGTCACTAACATTTACCGACATTGCCAAAGCctatgaaaaatttgatcAAGAGTATAGAATATGGAAACTAGCCTCGGTTTTATTTGATACCGTTAcattagaagaagatattgaacaagaaGAGGTTAGGCAAGTCTTAATTAAAAAGCAAAGATATGAAATGTTATGTGACTGGATTGTGTGCGAGATTGAATCCGAAATAGAAGCCAAATTAGCGAAATCTAGAGGTATCgaaacaatatttttacaTTTGGTTAAGAGAGATATAACTAGAGCAACAAATGCTGCTATTGCTAGTAATAATCATCATTTGGCTGTGCTAGTTACTCTGCTAGGTTCTAATGATCCATTTGTAAGGGATTTGGCAAAGTCTCAACTTGCAAAGTGGAAGGAAGTTGGTGCTAAGGTGGATTCTAACATTGTGAAGATCTATCAATTATTGACCGGCTCTCCTTTTGCCGCTTCCACTATGATCAGTGTATCTGCAGAGCTATCTTGGTTGGCAAATTTTGGACTCCAGATATTTTACGGCAATATTGATGTGTTGTCTTTAGAAGAACTGGTTATTTCTAGTTTAAAGAACACCTTTGTCAGAAACGCTCCTCCTAAGAATGATATTGTTGCCAGTATTTTGCAGTTATATTGCCCAGATATTAGTCCAGATGTGTTAATAGGTAACTTAAAAATATACCAAAAATCACTTGACGTTCACCTACCGTGGTTCTTTGTTCAGATATTAAGCCACTATAATATCTCAGGCGAACTACGTGATCGTATAACTCTACAGTTTGTGGAACAACTAAAAATTGAAGGTATGCGCAACGAAGCCCTTTTTGTGTTATGCTTCCTACAAGATGATCGTGTTGCCAAGCAACAAGTTAACTTTTTGATTAGTTCAGAAATAAcctttttttcaaatgctCCCAACTCTGAATTATTATCAAGATTGAAAATTCCAGAGAACATCTATTACCAATTTTTGGCTTTATATGACAAGTATAACAAAAATCATCTCTCTGAAGCAAGAAATTTACTCAAGGCTAAAATGTTTTCTGCCGCGGAAAAAGTAGTAAT
- the RTT10 gene encoding tRNA (34-2'-O)-methyltransferase regulator RTT10 (similar to Ashbya gossypii AFL056C), producing MSLVKISHSGPSIAVKFEREWCIVGYGPYINIFNYHTGVEVNQCQVFHKNKVHGISISGERVLIYGSRSVCVVEFDKLLKERDVLRYEKLNQEWIISGEFSLDGESCYLLTSYNKVLVINLCGTILDVKFVYGERSLLYSGSIKVTPQKIYVNAGTVMSGVIIWTLHDQKKLHALKGHEGSIFAVTMSEDANLVASCSDDRSIKLWNLHTGQLLSTVWGHTARIWSLKIFQNGKKVISVSEDCTCRVWDVLDNELVECDIYNVHSMKSVWGVDVQENDMIAATSGNDGKINLIDLCTNDRHGDELTFFSVNDIAECGIQFTQNEIIKGFYCFEFGIIAVTSEGQILRYLKATNDWVLLLVDKRLKSYSLVSGIEALNVLIISSNISVLLLLSFDLEGNISIQKEYKLLSISKSTNCLVSTHYKNILVVVESPNPRDPLVCLDFDSENLDMIQEVHFTKPLNFASSSLNTFEDYILIGSRFGTLAVFDIRDVSYDFIIRNICPGDTTTSLTHVGNSIFSVTNRDGYMNFLSVDFSSRSYKLVHSNKISKGFLEGGEFNSDGDYIIYGFKSNSFYIYNETKQLELATEICGGAHRQWKLCLFESEYMFCFIKASTLYIRKFYKSSFPRSLKNGIHGREIRDISIMKEHSYNNGYLFATASEDSTIKLNHFDPRSGNITIHWTERQHVGGMQRCKFINNNFLVSCGAKEELFLWEITESPERPYIDLNTKLPFSSNNPDLRIMDFSYLFIESTKKFILATVYSDSSVKIWVYQPKTKEFQLLLADLYTSCCILNVSLVILSGKLYLLIAPTDGHLVLWDITNYIPFEVNRSRLVDNNLDVFTLKLPEYCQRIKVHQSGIKALDLVVKENGFTVYTGGDDNALGISSFKIADGGTLQASVVFFEPNAASSTITSVHLIRNHSQLLVTSVDQIIRVWSIVENRLTLIEKQYTTVADTGSSDFIDLSDDTYILIGGVGLSAWNLKN from the coding sequence ATGTCGCTGGTCAAGATAAGCCATTCTGGGCCCTCCATAGCTGTCAAGTTCGAGCGAGAGTGGTGTATTGTTGGTTATGGAccatatataaatattttcaattacCATACCGGTGTTGAAGTTAACCAATGCCAGGTTTTCCATAAGAATAAGGTGCATGGAATCAGCATATCTGGTGAACGGGTACTTATATATGGGAGTAGATCGGTTTGTGTTGTGGAATTTGACAAATTGCTTAAGGAACGAGATGTCCTCCGGTATGAAAAGCTCAACCAAGAGTGGATTATTAGTGGTGAATTTAGCCTTGATGGGGAATCATGTTACTTGTTAACTAGTTACAACAAAGTATTGGTTATTAATCTTTGTGGGACGATTTTGGACGTGAAGTTTGTGTATGGAGAACGCTCATTGTTGTACTCGGGATCTATAAAAGTTACACCACAGAAGATATATGTGAATGCGGGAACGGTAATGAGTGGGGTTATTATCTGGACTCTGCACGATCAAAAGAAACTGCATGCATTGAAAGGACATGAGGGGTCTATTTTTGCTGTAACCATGAGTGAAGATGCAAATCTAGTTGCAAGTTGTTCTGATGACCGTTCCATAAAACTCTGGAACTTGCACACTGGTCAACTCCTTTCCACCGTTTGGGGTCATACGGCTAGAATCTGGTCTTTGAAGATCTTTCAGAATGGTAAGAAAGTTATAAGTGTTTCTGAGGATTGTACCTGTAGAGTCTGGGATGTATTGGATAACGAGTTGGTGGAGTGTGATATCTATAATGTTCATTCAATGAAAAGCGTTTGGGGTGTTGATGTTCAAGAGAATGACATGATCGCAGCCACTTCAGGTAATGATGGCAAGATAAACTTGATAGATTTATGTACCAATGATCGACATGGAGATGAGCTTACCTTTTTCTCTGTAAATGATATAGCTGAATGCGGAATTCAGTTCACGCAAAACGAGATCATTAAAGGGTTTTATTGCTTTGAATTTGGCATCATTGCAGTCACATCAGAAGGTCAAATATTAAGGTATCTTAAAGCTACAAATGACTGGGTGTTGTTACTAGTTGATAAAAGACTGAAGAGCTACTCGCTTGTTAGTGGGATCGAAGCGCTAAATGTACTCATAATCTCTAGTAACATATCTGTGCTGCTTTTATTAAGTTTTGATTTAGAGGGTAACATAtctattcaaaaagaatacaaaCTGCTTAGTATCTCGAAGAGTACAAACTGTCTTGTAAGTACTcattataaaaatatacTGGTTGTTGTGGAGTCTCCAAATCCAAGAGATCCTCTTGTATGTCTGGACTTTGATTCCGAAAATTTAGATATGATTCAGGAAGTTCATTTTACTAAACCGTTGAATTTTGCTTCTAGCAGTCTAAATACTTTCGaagattatattttaatagGATCACGTTTTGGCACCTTGGCAGTTTTTGATATTCGCGATGTAAGTTATGACTTTATAATCAGGAATATTTGCCCTGGTGATACTACCACGTCTCTCACACATGTTGGAAATTCTATATTTTCTGTCACGAACAGAGATGGATATATGAACTTTTTATCTGTTGATTTTTCCAGTAGGTCCTATAAATTGGttcattcaaataaaatctCGAAGGGTTTCTTGGAAGGTGGGGAATTCAACTCAGATGGtgattatattatttacGGTTTTAAGTCGAatagtttttatatttacaatGAAACTAAGCAGCTTGAATTGGCAACTGAAATATGTGGAGGTGCCCATAGGCAATGGAAGCTCTGTTTATTCGAATCGGAATACATGTTTTGCTTTATAAAAGCCTCCACCCTATACATACGGAAGTTTTACAAATCATCTTTTCCGCGttcattgaaaaatggTATTCATGGTAGAGAGATTAGAGATATTTCGATTATGAAAGAGCATTCATATAATAATGGGTACCTGTTTGCAACCGCATCTGAAGATAGCACAATAAAACTTAATCATTTCGATCCCAGATCGGGAAACATTACAATTCATTGGACTGAAAGACAACATGTTGGTGGTATGCAACGCTgtaaatttattaataataattttttagtTTCTTGTGGTGCTAAAGAGGAATTGTTTTTGTGGGAAATTACTGAGTCTCCGGAAAGACCATATATTGACTTAAACACCAAATTACCTttctcttcaaataatccaGATTTGCGCATTATGGACTTCAGTTATTTGTTTATTGAATCTACTAAAAAGTTCATTTTAGCGACGGTTTATTCGGACAGCAGTGTTAAAATTTGGGTTTATCAACCGAAGACCAAAGAATTCCAGTTGCTTCTCGCTGATTTGTATACATCATGTTGTATCTTAAATGTTTCATTGGTTATCCTTTCAGGCAAGTTGTATTTGCTTATTGCTCCTACCGATGGTCACCTAGTATTATGGGATATTACCAACTATATTCCATTTGAAGTAAACAGGAGTAGGCTGGTAGATAATAATTTGGATGTGTTTACTTTGAAACTACCTGAATATTGTCAAAGAATCAAAGTGCACCAATCGGGTATCAAGGCATTAGATCTTGttgttaaagaaaatgGATTCACTGTATATACTGGTGGCGACGATAATGCCCTGGGTATTTCTTCATTTAAAATAGCCGATGGTGGGACGTTACAGGCTTCTGTTGTATTCTTTGAACCAAacgctgcttcttctaCCATAACCTCTGTACACCTAATAAGAAACCATTCACAGTTACTTGTAACATCCGTAGATCAGATTATCCGTGTCTGGTCCATCGTTGAAAATCGTCTAACGCTTATCGAGAAGCAATACACAACTGTTGCTGATACTGGTTCCTCAGATTTCATCGATTTGTCCGATGATACTTATATCTTGATAGGTGGAGTAGGATTGTCAGCTTGGAATCTAAagaattaa
- the RTC6 gene encoding mitochondrial 54S ribosomal protein bL36m (similar to Ashbya gossypii AFL057W) encodes MFKAIIRCVVPRTPIYSALSSNLLLCKPAATFMLPTLTRGFKVRTSVKKFCNDCYMVRRKGRVYVYCKSNKKHKQRQG; translated from the coding sequence ATGTTCAAAGCTATTATTCGTTGTGTGGTCCCCAGAACCCCCATATATTCCGCTTTGAGCTCGAATTTACTGTTATGCAAACCGGCTGCCACTTTTATGCTTCCAACTCTTACTAGAGGCTTCAAAGTTAGAACCTCTGTAAAGAAGTTTTGCAATGATTGTTACATGGTGAGACGCAAAGGTAGGGTGTATGTCTATTGTAAATCTAATAAGAAGCATAAGCAGCGTCAAGGTTGA